atctaatatttaaataaaataaatatattattgtcatTATGCTTGGGACAAATTggcaaattaattaaattcgcaaataattacattttattaatatgcttTGATCAATTTGGCTCATATAAGGTTTTCATTTTCAACATGGATCAATCTTGGGcgaaaacataataatattggttagtattaaagttattaactacctatgaaaagaaaaaaaagaaagagaatgaatttaaagaaaacaacagtctatattttgtattcatttctattttttcaggGAGGCGGCGGATTGATAACACATTTGAAAAGAAGTTATAGTCTATCAGATCTAGCAACTTTAGATTTATGTGGAAGTGATACGGAGGAGAAAAGACCCATAACCATTCAAAGCTTACAAGAGGGTttgtcttataaaatatatttcttaacttAAACTAATATACTTTGTTTCTCATATAGTCGATACTGGTAAAGTAATGGTGGTTCGTGAAGGAAAAGACAATGAAAATCAGAAAAGGGTCAACCTTGTTAGGCGGgggtacatttaataaatttttcatatatatatatactatacagTGTGGTGACTCGGTATATGAGTTAAATACGTTTCAGAAGGTTGATCATAATCCAAATACTCGTAATAATCAATAGAAAATTAGTTAATCCGTGTCGGACTCAAAATATTCAGTTAAAAATCCATTTCAGCTTTATTTTATGACACAATTTACTTTCCttcatttcaaaacaaataacatcattattttaatcaCTTTTCACTGAATctgtattacttattttacgATTTTTTCTCCCTATGGGACGGGTATACTGAGAATTTCTCCCAGGAGACTTGCTTCTTGACAAAACTTTGCAGGACTTTCCATATTTGATAAACAAATCTTTTCTCACTTGAAGTAAAGGTTCCATCCCCCTGTTCCACCTCATTCCCAGACTCTCACACTGAGAGTATGCTGGTAGAAATATAggaatatttgtaaaatacgCAGCAAAAATTTTGTCATCATCATGCCTGGTTATCACTCGTTAACCAAGGTGTAAAATACAgaaaatcttttcttttctcaatgaacattttttatagcaGGGGACTTGAACACCAAGTTTCCACTGTAGCTCTGATTACTTTTTGTATTCAAACATGAAttgtttggttatttttttataatgttcgAAAGCTCTTTTTTGATGCGTTTCTATTTTTCAGACCTCCAACGTACTTATCTGGTGATATCAGCTCTGGATATTCTAGTACATCCGAATTTCTTCCAGTTCTTGGAGAAGTTTTAGATACCGAGGACTATGAAGTATATGATCCTCGTATACATAGAAGATATACACCTATATCTCGAAATGGAAGTGCTACTTCTTCTGTTACTGGTCCTCAACCAGGCTCTCACACGCGTAGGAAAAAAGaggtacaatttatttttttaaagtaatttttttgtttatattcctTCTATGATCAATTTCTATAAGACATTATGGttgtttaataaattcataagtCTCATTGCACTTTAGTTACAAAATAGTTGAGTTCTaattactatttcaattttaaaaatcaaatatagtttGTACTTAAACTTTACTATACTAAAGtttattttagtcaattttattttgagcattactaataatttttcaattattagtaATGCATTTATGACAATATAATTGTCATGCGATATGATTCTGATATTAAATTAAGCatggttttttcttcttctcattttaATAGAAGTGTTTGCTTATAAGTCACGTAAATTTCAgaatataattcttaaaatttatcttaagacatttcataaatttcaaattgtaagtAGGATTTTAATGGATACGAGTGTTGTAGCGATGTTCTTAAACATGAATGCATAGCTAATTCTCAGACTTAGTTttcattaattgatattaaataatatatgtctaTTTACACACTCAAATCTTTGCTCATTGTGAAATATTGACAATTTGACTTGGGTGTTAGGACAAAAATTACTTGTCAAAAGACTATGTATAAAATAAGGGTAAATTGACTGActaaagattaattaatttaggatTACTAATGTTTCATCTCTCTGCTCAtcttctctatttattttaatttactggCTATTTATTTTTCCACGCTTTTTTACAAATTCTCTGGATAAAGTTAAGTTATGGAACATATCCTTTAAACCATTCTGCAAGTTTACCCAGAGATTTTGTGGGTTATCATCGGTCATCATGGATTGCAAGTGATTCCGATAGTAATTTCACTGGAGGGACTGTCACTCCATCTTATAATCTTGATGATGATGACGAAGAAGAAGCCTGGTCTGACACTTTTGAAGAAATACCATCTAAAATTGTTGATGTAACATCTGAAGATGAAGATAGAACACCCGATGTATTAAACAGTTCCAATAGAATGACAACCGAAGATCTTCTTAAATCTGCTTCCGAAAAAATATCACAATCAAGACAAAGTTTGAATTCACTAAGTCCTAAGAGATATAAAGCTCCCGAACCACCTTCGAACATGATGTCCCTTTCTCTTCCTCGAAGTGATGATATCCCCATTCCAAGCAAAAATGAATCAAGCTCTCCTACCTTATCACCAAGTTCAAAGTGCCCTCATTGTACCATTCATACTTGGTTGCCTCACTTACCAGGGTGTCCAAATCTCAAATTGAAAACCAgtgataagaaaaaatagatcATCATTCTCAATTGG
The genomic region above belongs to Lepeophtheirus salmonis chromosome 8, UVic_Lsal_1.4, whole genome shotgun sequence and contains:
- the LOC121122403 gene encoding uncharacterized protein isoform X1; this translates as MTYPIYVICRLLLGTLYPGFQSFKAVRTKNVREYVKWMMYWIVFSIYTGIESFSDIFISFWFPFYYEIKIVFLMWLLSPVAKGSLGSSIMYRKFVHPILLKKEEEIDKYVSTIGDQGYKTFWKYANEGFNFITRMVMQTAIKGGGGLITHLKRSYSLSDLATLDLCGSDTEEKRPITIQSLQEVDTGKVMVVREGKDNENQKRVNLVRRGPPTYLSGDISSGYSSTSEFLPVLGEVLDTEDYEVYDPRIHRRYTPISRNGSATSSVTGPQPGSHTRRKKELSYGTYPLNHSASLPRDFVGYHRSSWIASDSDSNFTGGTVTPSYNLDDDDEEEAWSDTFEEIPSKIVDVTSEDEDRTPDVLNSSNRMTTEDLLKSASEKISQSRQSLNSLSPKRYKAPEPPSNMMSLSLPRSDDIPIPSKNESSSPTLSPSSKCPHCTIHTWLPHLPGCPNLKLKTSDKKK